A single window of Botrytis cinerea B05.10 chromosome 15, complete sequence DNA harbors:
- the Bccdc53 gene encoding Bccdc53, translating into MTVAARTVVVMPPVPNREDLDATWKYLEAGVSKVMLQLADGVDMNTYMGVYTAVHNFCTSQKAVTNNGPGVIGGAHRGAHLLGEDLYKNLIKYLTQYLKELVLASKTHSDEALLSFYIREWDRYTTAAKYVNHLFRYLNRHWVKREMDEGKKNIYDVYTLHLVQWRETLFTAVHSKVMDAVLKMVERQRNGETIEHNQIKAIVDSFVSLGLDESDPTKSTLDVYRFHFEKPFLEATEAFYRTESKEFVAENSIVEYMKKAEIRLAEEEERVRMYLHQDIIIPLKKACNTALIADHSALLRDEFQVLLDNDRYDDMARMYNLLARIPDGLEPLRTRFEAHVRNAGLASVAKVASEGDKLEPKVYVDALLEIHTQYSGLVKQAFKDEPEFTRSLDNACKEFVNRNKICKSGSNKSPELLAKYADSLLKKSASGAEESDIENSLTQIMTVFKYIEDKDVFQKFYSRMLARRLVHTSSSSDDAETSMISKLKEACGFEYTNKLQRMFQDIQISKDLNSGFKEFEGGIFTGGEEKPIDASYSILGTGMWPLNPPNTDFTPPVEISKAYERFQNFYNQKHSGRKLTWLWQLCKGEIKANYCKNQKTPYTFQVSTYQMAILLLFNESDKNSYEDIAKATQLQADILDPTIAIFLKSKVLTMTPPEDKPGPGKTFNLNYDFKSKKIRVNLNIAIKSEQKQEVDETHKTIEEDRKLLMQSAIVRIMKARKKMKHSVLVAETISQIRTRFSPKVPDIKKCIDILLEKEYLERLDDDELGYLA; encoded by the exons ATGACGGTCGCTGCGAGGACGGTGGTCGTTATGCCTCCTGTCCCAAATCGAGAGGACTTAGATGCGAC ATGGAAATACCTTGAGGCCGGAGTATCAAAGGTCATGTTACAATTGGCAGATGGTGTCGATATGAATACT TATATGGGTGTATACAC aGCTGTGCACAATTTCTGTACATCACAAAAGGCAGTCACCAACAATGGTCCAGGAGTAATCGGAGGCGCGCATCGTGGAG CACACCTTCTCGGTGAAGATCTATACAAGAACCTCATTAAATACCTAACACAATACCTCAAGGAACTTGTTCTCGCCTCTAAAACACACAGCGATGAAGCTCTCCTCAGTTTCTATATTCGGGAATGGGATCGATACACGACAGCAGCAAAATACGTTAACCACTTGTTCCGATATCTAAACCGTCATTGGGTAAAGCGAGAAATGGACGAGGGAAAAAAGAACATTTATGATGTTTATACCCTACACCTTGTTCAATGGAGAGAGACTCTGTTCACAGCTGTTCATTCAAAGGTTATGGATGCTGTTCTCAAAATGGTGGAGAGGCAAAGAAACGGCGAGACTATCGAGCATAACCAGATCAAGGCCATTGTTGATTCTTTCGTATCACTTGGGTTGGACGAATCGGACCCTACTAAATCGACCCTCGATGTTTACCGTTTCCACTTTGAGAAGCCATTCTTAGAAGCCACCGAAGCATTCTACAGAACCGAATCGAAGGAATTTGTCGCGGAAAATAGCATAGTAGAATACATGAAGAAGGCTGAAATTCGATTggcagaagaggaagagcgAGTTAGAATGTACCTACACCAGGATATCATCATCCCATTGAAGAAAGCCTGCAACACTGCTCTCATTGCAGACCACTCCGCACTTCTTCGAGACGAGTTCCAGGTTCTTTTGGATAATGATCGATATGACGATATGGCACGCATGTACAACTTGCTGGCAAGAATTCCAGATGGTCTTGAACCACTCCGCACCAGATTCGAGGCTCACGTTCGTAACGCTGGTCTTGCATCTGTAGCGAAGGTCGCTAGTGAGGGTGATAAGCTCGAACCCAAGGTTTATGTGGATGCTCTTCTCGAGATTCACACACAATATTCAGGTCTTGTAAAACAAGCATTCAAGGATGAGCCTGAGTTTACTAGGTCTCTTGATAATGCGTGCAAGGAGTTTGTGAACCGCAACAAAATCTGCAAATCTGGGTCCAATAAATCCCCTGAATTGCTCGCCAAATATGCCGACTctttgttgaagaagagtgCCAGCGGAGCTGAGGAGAGCGATATCGAGAACTCTCTTACTCAAATTATGACAGTCTTTAAGTATATTGAGGACAAGGATGTGTTCCAGAAGTTCTACTCGCGTATGCTTGCTCGTAGATTGGTTCACACCAGTTCTTCATCAGATGATGCTGAGACAAGCATGATCAGCAAATTGAAGGAAGCATGTGGATTCGAATACACCAACAAGCTTCAACGTATGTTCCAGGacattcaaatctcaaagGATTTGAATAGTGGATTCAAGGAATTTGAAGGAGGAATCTTTActggaggagaagaaaagccAATCGATGCTAGTTACTCAATTTTGGGTACGGGTATGTGGCCTTTGAATCCACCAAATACAGATTTCACCCCACCAGTGGAGATCTCCAAGGCCTATGAGCGTTTCCAAAATTTCTACAACCAGAAGCACAGTGGTAGAAAACTCACGTGGCTTTGGCAACTGTGCAAGGGCGAGATCAAAGCCAACTATTGTAAAAACCAGAAGACTCCATATACTTTCCAAGTTTCGACTTATCAGATGGCTATCCTTTTGCTGTTTAACGAGAGTGATAAGAATAGCTACGAAGATATTGCCAAGGCAACTCAATTGCAGGCTGATATCCTTGATCCCACCATCGCTATCTTCTTGAAATCCAAGGTCCTCACTATGACTCCACCAGAAGACAAGCCAGGACCTGGCAAAACTTTCAATTTGAACTATGATttcaagagcaagaagattcgtgtcaatttgaatatcgCTATCAAATCGGAGCAAAAGCAAGAGGTTGATGAGACTCACAAGACTATTGAAGAAGACAGAAAGTTGCTCATGCAG TCTGCTATTGTTCGTATCATGAAGGCacgaaagaagatgaagcacAGCGTCCTTGTTGCCGAAACTATCAGTCAGATTCGCACCCGATTTTCACCCAAGGTTCCAGATATCAAGAAGTGTATTGATATCTTACTGGAGAAAGAATATCTAGAGCGACTCGACGATGATGAGCTCGGATACCTTGCATGA
- the Bcavl9 gene encoding Bcavl9, translating into MENIEKKEGNEGLLAGERKGFVPLVTVVDFHHARGPEVEYWFGAEEGTDPAVENEWPLLPFMALSDGAHASTEDFSYFTLLRPGRGNLPPTSLFGISCTQQMDASILLNRPAEVTRSTVQKAVVVIADSPQFFGMLRERLGVVTKAWFAQREFTDTEILKRFQESLAEEKSRGELGDREEYLGMSLRELVKEFKWQTLVLFKCCLLQPKMLFFGSRCERLCMMQFSLISLIPGLIRNLQDCADPELDDYRKNLVKPTSLKTSDRSSLLNYMGLPLQIFGKGSLFGPYTPLQQLDILADYGTKSYIVGSTNSLLLQQRDRYSDILINLDDLTINITSASLRSALTLSAADRRWIDFITQTVNDTWDESNPSRPKTMGYVGSEEFIRLQFEEYLLSLISSVKCHNYLVVNAHNPRAQLPQVEGDPAHDFSMDWIDAWTRSENYEIWNNHTDSHLFDIVEPKHPCAGGLTIDDVQRRIAEQVKEMHLDERFAVGKEVLGRNLAAGKERASTVFNKLYADMEAYRESQRKRNEEARIAAEKAATASGASSPVSVTGFNEPKTPSVQSRAGAYIGSWGTWMGEKRKAGWGRSSGSQEKVQQVTNSPKRNSRGFFGKENIHVVDAKNGLERSPLSPRSSHGGYSPVGERPGTAESFKESIFDAEAEENGVGNGDGKAVVVEKTSDAPVRVDSSGHLSGLHEGVRDHNDSDGNGEEENKTAKPLPVSAEPNVWNDEGNRESDEDKHERAERVAQAMQEAVDSSIHS; encoded by the exons ATGGAGAAtattgagaagaaggaggggaaTGAGGGGTTGTTGGCgggggaaagaaaggggTTTGTGCCATTGGTTACGGTGGTGGATTTTCATCATGCAAG AGGACCGGAAGTCGAATACTGGTTTGGGGCAGAGGAGGGGACTGATCCTGCGGTGGAAAACGAATGGCCTCTATTGCCGTTCATGGCTTTGAGTGATGGTGCGCATGC ATCAACAGAAGATTTCTCCTATTTTACACTCCTACGACCTGGGCGCGGAAATCTACCTCCAACATCCCTCTTCGGTATCTCCTGCACACAACAAATGGACGCCTCGATATTGCTTAACCGCCCCGCGGAAGTTACACGATCGACGGTACAAAAGGCTGTGGTTGTGATAGCGGATTCTCCACAATTCTTTGGAATGTTGAGGGAAAGATTGGGAGTTGTTACGAAAGCATGGTTTGCACAACGAGAATTCACAGACACggagatattgaagaggtTTCAGGAAAGCCTGGCGGAGGAAAAGAGTCGAGGAGAATTGGGGGACAGGGAAGAGTATCTAGGAATGAGTTTGAGGGAACTGGTTAAGGAATTTAAATGGCAGACTTTGGTACTTTTTAAGTGTTGTCTGTTGCAACCGAAG ATGCTATTTTTTGGTTCGAGGTGCGAGAGATTGTGCATGATGCAGTTTTCACTCATATCTCTCATACCGGGTCTGATACGGAATTTACAAGATTGTGCGGATCCGGAATTGGATGATTACAGGAAAAATCTTGTGAAACCGACGAGTTTGAAAACTAGCGATAGGAGTTCGTTGTTGAATTACATGGGATTGCCTTTGCAAATATTTGGCAAG GGAAGTCTTTTTGGCCCTTATACTCCTTTACAGCAACTTGATATATTAGCGGACTACGGCACAAAATCGTATATTGTTGGGTCAACAAATTCGTTACTTTTACAACAGAGAGATCGATACAGCGACATTCTTATTAATCTAGACGACCTTACCATTAATATCACATCTGCATCACTGAGGTCTGCACTCACACTTTCTGCGGCCGATCGACGATGGATCGATTTCATCACACAAACTGTCAACGACACTTGGGATGAATCTAATCCAAGCCGACCTAAAACTATGGGCTATGTCGGTTCTGAAGAATTCATTCGATTGCAGTTTGAGGAATATCTCCTCTCTTTAATCTCCTCAGTCAAATGCCACAACTACCTTGTAGTTAATGCTCACAATCCCAGAGCGCAACTTCCACAGGTTGAAGGCGATCCCGCGCATGATTTTAGCATGGATTGGATCGACGCATGGACGAGGAGTGAAAACTACGAAATTTGGAATAATCATACAGATTCgcatctttttgatatcgtAGAACCTAAACATCCCTGTGCAGGTGGCCTTACAATTGATGATGTTCAAAGACGCATTGCTGAACAGGTTAAGGAAATGCATCTTGATGAAAGATTTGCGGTAGGCAAGGAAGTCCTGGGCAGAAACCTTGCAgcgggaaaagaaagagctAGTACtgttttcaataaattatatgCAGATATGGAAGCCTATCGGGAAAGtcagagaaagagaaatgagGAAGCTAGGATTGCGGCTGAGAAGGCGGCAACTGCTAGTGGAGCCTCGAGTCCAGTAAGCGTAACGGGATTTAATGAACCCAAAACCCCTTCGGTACAGAGTAGGGCGGGTGCATATATTGGGAGCTGGGGTACGTGGAtgggagagaaaaggaaagcgGGATGGGGAAGAAGTTCGGGGAGTCAGGAAAAGGTCCAGCAGGTTACGAATAGTCCGAAGAGAAATTCAAGAGGCTTctttggaaaggaaaatattCACGTTGTGGACGCGAAAAATGGGCTGGAGAGGAGCCCACTGAGTCCAAGAAGTTCTCATGGGGGATACTCGCCAGTGGGGGAAAGGCCGGGGACGGCGGAGAGTTTCAAAGAAAGTATCTTTGATGCGGAGGCGGAGGAGAATGGAGTTGGGAATGGAGACGGAAAGGCGGTGGTGGTAGAAAAGACTAGTGATGCGCCTGTGAGAGTCGATAGTTCGGGACATTTGTCGGGGTTGCATGAGGGGGTGAGAGATCATAATGATAGTGATGGTAATGGCGAAGAGGAGAATAAGACGGCCAAACCACTGCCCGTGTCTGCTGAACCAAATGTGTGGAACGACGAAGGAAATCGAGAATCAGATGAGGATAAACATGAGAGGGCAGAGAGAGTAGCACAGGCCATGCAGGAGGCGGTTGATTCTTCTATTCATTCGTAG
- the Bcsak1 gene encoding Bcsak1 — MAEFVRAQIFGTTFEITSRYSDLQPVGMGAFGLVCSAKDNLTGSNVAVKKIMKPFSTPVLSKRTYRELKLLKHLKHENVISLSDIFISPLEDIYFVTELLGTDLHRLLTSRPLEKQFIQYFLYQILRGLKYVHSAGVVHRDLKPSNILVNENCDLKICDFGLARIQDPQMTGYVSTRYYRAPEIMLTWQKYDVEVDVWSAGCIFAEMLEGKPLFPGKDHVNQFSIITELLGTPPDDVIHTIASENTLRFVQSLPKRERQPLASKFTQADPLAIDLLEKMLVFDPRARIKAAEGLAHEYLSPYHDPTDEPAAEERFDWSFNDADLPVDTWKIMMYSEILDYHNVINDAQNLTESQ, encoded by the exons ATGGCTGAATTCGTAAGAGCCCAGATCTTCGGCACCACCTTTGAGATTACTTCCAG GTATTCTGATTTGCAGCCTGTGGGCATGGGCGCATTTGGTCTCGTTTG CTCTGCCAAAGATAACCTCACCGGTTCAAATGTCGCGGTCAAGAAGATTATGAAGCCTTTCAGCACACCGGTTCTATCCAAGAGAACTTACAGAGAGCTGAAATTGCTGAAACATCTCAAGCACGAGAAT GTCATCTCACTCAGTGATATCTTTATCTCACCTCTTGAGGATAT CTACTTCGTCACCGAGCTCCTTGGTACCGATTTGCATCGTCTGTTGACTTCGCGACCACTCGAGAAGCAGTTCATCCAATACTTCTTGTATCAAATCTTG CGTGGATTGAAATACGTTCATTCTGCAGGTGTCGTTCATCGTGATCTCAAGCCCAGCAACATCCTCGTCAACGAGAACTGCGATCTTAAGATCTGCGATTTTGGTCTCGCCCGTATTCAAGATCCTCAAATGACAGGATATGTCTCTACAAGATACTACAGAGCCCCCGAAATCATGCTTACATGGCAAAAGTATGACGTCGAAGTTGATGTTTGGAGTGCGGGATGTATTTTCGCAGAGATGTTGGAAGGCAAGCCTTTGTTCCCAGGAAAGGATCACGTCAACcaattctccatcatcaCCGAGCTCCTCGGAACTCCACCAGATGATGTTATCCACACCATTGCCAGTGAAAAT ACCTTGAGATTTGTGCAATCTCTGCCCAAGCGCGAGAGACAGCCCCTTGCAAGCAAGTTCACTCAAGCAGATCCATTAG CTATTGATCTCCTCGAGAAGATGCTGGTCTTCGACCCCAGAGCGCGAATCAAGGCAGCCGAGGGATTGGCACATGAATATCTTTCTCCTTACCACGACCCAACCGATGAGCCTGCGGCAGAGGAGAGATTCGATTGGTCATTTAATGACGCAGACCTCCCAGTTGATACCTGGAAAATCATGAT GTACTCGGAGATTCTTGATTATCATAACGTCATCAACGACGCCCAAAATCTGACGGAAAGTCAGTAA
- the Bcsak1 gene encoding Bcsak1 produces MAEFVRAQIFGTTFEITSRYSDLQPVGMGAFGLVCSAKDNLTGSNVAVKKIMKPFSTPVLSKRTYRELKLLKHLKHENVISLSDIFISPLEDIYFVTELLGTDLHRLLTSRPLEKQFIQYFLYQILRGLKYVHSAGVVHRDLKPSNILVNENCDLKICDFGLARIQDPQMTGYVSTRYYRAPEIMLTWQKYDVEVDVWSAGCIFAEMLEGKPLFPGKDHVNQFSIITELLGTPPDDVIHTIASENTLRFVQSLPKRERQPLASKFTQADPLAIDLLEKMLVFDPRARIKAAEGLAHEYLSPYHDPTDEPAAEERFDWSFNDADLPVDTWKIMMYEQLFDYQPR; encoded by the exons ATGGCTGAATTCGTAAGAGCCCAGATCTTCGGCACCACCTTTGAGATTACTTCCAG GTATTCTGATTTGCAGCCTGTGGGCATGGGCGCATTTGGTCTCGTTTG CTCTGCCAAAGATAACCTCACCGGTTCAAATGTCGCGGTCAAGAAGATTATGAAGCCTTTCAGCACACCGGTTCTATCCAAGAGAACTTACAGAGAGCTGAAATTGCTGAAACATCTCAAGCACGAGAAT GTCATCTCACTCAGTGATATCTTTATCTCACCTCTTGAGGATAT CTACTTCGTCACCGAGCTCCTTGGTACCGATTTGCATCGTCTGTTGACTTCGCGACCACTCGAGAAGCAGTTCATCCAATACTTCTTGTATCAAATCTTG CGTGGATTGAAATACGTTCATTCTGCAGGTGTCGTTCATCGTGATCTCAAGCCCAGCAACATCCTCGTCAACGAGAACTGCGATCTTAAGATCTGCGATTTTGGTCTCGCCCGTATTCAAGATCCTCAAATGACAGGATATGTCTCTACAAGATACTACAGAGCCCCCGAAATCATGCTTACATGGCAAAAGTATGACGTCGAAGTTGATGTTTGGAGTGCGGGATGTATTTTCGCAGAGATGTTGGAAGGCAAGCCTTTGTTCCCAGGAAAGGATCACGTCAACcaattctccatcatcaCCGAGCTCCTCGGAACTCCACCAGATGATGTTATCCACACCATTGCCAGTGAAAAT ACCTTGAGATTTGTGCAATCTCTGCCCAAGCGCGAGAGACAGCCCCTTGCAAGCAAGTTCACTCAAGCAGATCCATTAG CTATTGATCTCCTCGAGAAGATGCTGGTCTTCGACCCCAGAGCGCGAATCAAGGCAGCCGAGGGATTGGCACATGAATATCTTTCTCCTTACCACGACCCAACCGATGAGCCTGCGGCAGAGGAGAGATTCGATTGGTCATTTAATGACGCAGACCTCCCAGTTGATACCTGGAAAATCATGATGTACGAACAACTTTTCGATTATCAACCAAGATAG
- the Bcg3 gene encoding Bcg3, with translation MGACMSSNVEDTEQRKRSQMIDKKLEEDSKRLRRECKILLLGSGESGKSTIVKQMKIIHQNGYTIDELALYRLTIYKNLIDCAKALVGAMRQMEIEPENPANKEYGSFLLEYIVDPDPHTPLNPRVGTAVASFWKDGHIDLLLARQSEFYLMDSAPYFFEEAGRIAAHNYIPTEADVLRARTKTTGIYETRFTMGSLSIHMFDVGGQRSERKKWIHCFENVTSIIFCVALSEYDQVLLEESNQNRMMESLVLFDSVVNSRWFMRTSIILFLNKVDLFKQKLGRSPLETYFPDYSGGNDLNRAAKYLLWRFNQVNRAHLNLYPHLTQATDTSNIRLVFAAVKETILQNALKDSGIL, from the exons ATGGGTGCTTGCATGAGCTCGAATGTGGAGGACACGGAacagaggaagaggagtcAAATGATTGATAAGAAACTCGAGGAGGACTCGAAGAGACTTCGAAGAGAATGCAAAATCCTTCTACTAG GTTCGGGCGAGAGTGGTAAATCAACCATAGTCAAGCAGATGAAAATCATACACCAGAATGGCTACACCATTGATGAGTTGGCTTTGTACCGGTTAACGATCTAcaaaaatttgattgattgtgcAAAGGCATTGGTTGGTGCAATGCGACAGATGGAGATCGAGCCAGAGAATCCAGCGAACAAGGAATACGGCTCATTTTTGTTGGAGTATATTGTCGACCCTGATCCTCATACACCACTTAATCCCAGAGTTGGCACGGCTGTGGCATCGTTCTGGAAGGATGGGCACATAGATCTTTTATTGGCTAGACAGAGTGAATTCTATTTGATGGATTCGGCACCTTA TTTCTTCGAAGAAGCCGGAAGGATTGCAGCACACAATTATATTCCTACCGAGGCCGATGTTTTGAGGGCTAGAACAAAAACAACCGGTATCTACGAGACAAGATTCACCATGGGCTCTTTGAGTATTCA TATGTTTGATGTTGGTGGCCAGAGAAGTGAGAGAAAGAAGTGGATTCATTGTTTCGAGAATGTAACGTCAATCATTTTTTGCGTTGCGTTAAGTGAATACGATCAGGTTCTTTTGGAGGAGAGTAATCAG AATCGTATGATGGAGAGTCTCGTCTTGTTCGACTCGGTTGTCAACTCAAGATGGTTCATGCGTACCAGTatcattctctttctcaacaaGGTTGATTTGTTTAAACAAAAGCTCGGTCGATCACCTCTCGAAACCTACTTCCCAGATTATTCTGGTGGAAACGACTTGAATAGAGCAGCAAAGTATCTGCTTTGGAGATTCAATCAGGTTAATAGGGCTCATCTGAATCTATATCCACA TCTCACGCAAGCTACTGATACATCGAATATTCGACTAGTATTCGCTGCCGTTAAAGAGACCATATTACAAAATGCTCTCAAAGACTCGGGCATACTCTAA
- the Bcgph1 gene encoding Bcgph1 → MATSTRERRPSTGAPISELQGPVGPAGVTRPKHRRTFTGFGAGEIKSVEASIPEPQREAWKKYTVKGFANKEDFEREVVRHVETTLARSMFNCDETAAYAAASLAVRDKLITAWNRTQQRQTFADGKRVYYLSLEFLMGRALDNAMLNVGLKNVAKEGLSDLGFRIEDIINQEHDAALGNGGLGRLAACFLDSLASLSYPAWGYGLRYRYGIFKQEIVDGYQVEVPDYWLDFNPWEFPRHDIVVDIQFYGQVRKYQDEQGVSKTVWEGGEIVKAVAYDVPIPGYDTPATNNLRLWSSKAASGEFDFQKFNSGDYESSVADQQRAETISAVLYPNDNLERGKELRLKQQYFWVAASLYDIVRRFKKSKRAWKEFPEQVAIQLNDTHPTLAVVELQRVLVDLEGLEWDEAWGIVTKTFGYTNHTVLPEALEKWSVPLFQNLLPRHLQIIYEINLFFLQTVERKFPGERDLLGRVSIIEESQPKMVRMAFLAIVGSHKVNGVAELHSDLIKTTIFKDFVKIFGPDKFTNVTNGITPRRWLHQANPRLSELIASKLGGYEFLKDLTLLSKLEAFADDKAFKKEWQEIKYANKVRLAKHIKTTTDVTVNPAALFDIQVKRIHEYKRQQMNIFGVIHRYLTIKAMSPEERKKLAPRVSIFGGKAAPGYWMAKTIIHLINNVGSVVNNDKDVGDLLKVIFLEDYNVSKAEMICPASDISEHISTAGTEASGTSNMKFVLNGGLIIGTCDGANIEITREIGENNIFLFGNLAEDVDDLRHAHTYGSTQLDPDLKKVFEAIQKGTFGDASAFGALVGAIKDHGDYYLVSDDFNSYNRTQALVDEAYKNQDEWTTKTITSVARMGFFSSDRCINEYAETIWNIEPLAAGKGEES, encoded by the exons ATGGCAACTTCAACTAGAGAAAGACGTCCCTCTACTGGCGCTCCCATTAGTGAGCTCCAAGGTCCTGTTGGTCCTGCTGGCGTTACAAGACCTAAGCACAGGCGTACTTTTACCGGGTTTGGTGCTGGGGAAATCAAAAGTGTAGAAG CATCGATTCCTGAACCTCAACGAGAAGCATGGAAGAAATATACTGTCAAAGGGTTTGCGAACAAGGAGGACTTTGAGAGGGAAGTCGTTCGTCATGTTGAAACTACTTTGGCTCGTAGTATGTTCAACTGCGATGAAACTGCTGCATATGCTGCGGCCAGTTTGGCCGTCAGAGATAAATTGATTACGGCGTGGAACCGTACTCAACAAAGACAAACTTTTGCTGATGGCAAACGTGTGTACTACTTgagtttggagtttttgaTGGGGAGAGCGCTCGACAATGCTATGTTGAATGTTGGGTTGAAGAACGTTGCTAAAG AGGGACTTTCGGATCTTGGTTTCAGAATTGAGGATATCATCAACCAAGAGCATGATGCTGCCCTTGGTAATGGTGGTCTTGGTCGATTGGCAGCTTGCTTCCTGGATTCTCTTGCTTCCTTGAGCTATCCAGCATGGGGTTATGGTTTGAGATATAGATATGGTATCTTCAAGCAAGAAATTGTAGATGGATATCAAGTCGAAGTCCCAGATTACTGGCTTGACTTCAATCCTTGGGAGTTTCCAAGACATgatattgttgttgat ATCCAATTTTATGGCCAGGTCAGAAAGTATCAAGACGAGCAGGGCGTATCGAAGACTGTATGGGAGGGTGGAGAGATCGTCAAGGCCGTAGCCTATGATGTTCCAATCCCAGGTTATGATACTCCCGCTACCAACAATTTGCGTCTTTGGTCTAGCAAGGCTGCTAGTGGTGAATTCGACTTTCAAAAGTTCAACAGTGGTGACTATGAAAGTTCAGTTGCTGATCAACAACGGGCCGAGACTATCAGTGCTGTTTTATACCCTAACGATAATCTCGAGCGCGGAAAGGAGCTTCGTTTGAAGCAACAGTACTTCTGGGTGGCCGCGTCATTATATGATATTGTTCGTCGATTCAAGAAGTCTAAGCGTGCTTGGAAGGAATTCCCGGAACAAGTTGCCATTCAGTTGAACGACACTCATCCGACTCTTGCTGTTGTTGAACTTCAACGTGTTCTTGTTGATCTTGAAGGTCTTGAGTGGGACGAGGCATGGGGAATTGTCACCAAGACTTTTGGTTACACAAATCACACCGTTCTTCCTGAAGCTCTCGAAAAGTGGTCTGTTCCTCTTTTCCAGAACTTACTCCCCAGACATCTTCAAATTATTTACGAAATCAACTTATTCTTCTTACAAACCGTGGAACGTAAGTTCCCTGGTGAGAGAGACCTCCTCGGCCGGGTGTCGATTATCGAAGAATCTCAACCAAAGATGGTGCGCATGGCTTTCTTGGCTATCGTTGGCTCTCACAAGGTCAATGGTGTGGCTGAACTTCACTCTGATTTAATTAAGACCACCATTTTCAAGGATTTTGTTAAGATCTTTGGCCCTGACAAGTTCACTAATGTCACTAATGGTATCACACCCAGAAGATGGCTTCACCAAGCCAACCCTAGATTGTCTGAGTTGATTGCCAGCAAGCTTGGTGGTTATGAATTCCTTAAGGATCTTACTCTTCTGAGCAAGCTCGAAGCATTCGCCGATGATAAGGCATTCAAGAAAGAGTGGCAGGAAATTAAGTATGCGAACAAAGTTCGCTTAGCAAAACACATCAAGACAACTACCGATGTCACCGTCAACCCAGCTGCCTTGTTTGATATTCAAGTCAAGCGTATACATGAGTATAAGCGTCAACAGATGAACATCTTCGGTGTCATTCACAGATACTTGACTATCAAAGCCATGAGTCCAGAAGAGCGCAAAAAGCTGGCACCTCGTGTTTCGATCTTTGGTGGAAAGGCTGCTCCAGGTTATTGGATGGCAAAGACTATCATTCACCTTATCAACAACGTTGGTTCTGTTGTTAATAATGACAAAGATGTCGGAGATCTCCTGAAGGTTATCTTCTTGGAAGATTACAATGTATCTAAGGCCGAGATGATTTGTCCAGCAAGTGATATCAGTGAACACATCTCGACAGCAGGTACAGAAGCCAGTGGAACCTCAAACATGAAGTTCGTGTTGAACGGTGGATTGATTATTGGTACCTGCGATGGTGCTAAT ATCGAAATTACTCGTGAGATTGGAGAGAACaacattttcctttttggtAACTTAgctgaagatgttgatgacCTTCGTCATGCTCATACTTACGGATCTACTCAACTTGACCCTGACCTTAAGAAAGTCTTTGAGGCTATTCAAAAGGGTACTTTCGGGGATGCTAGTGCATTCGGTGCTCTCGTTGGTGCTATTAAAGATCATGGTGATTACTATCTCGTTTCCGATGATTTCAACAGCTATAACCGAACTCAAGCTTTGGTGGACGAAGCATATAAGAATCAAGATGAGTGGACTACAAAGACTATTACTAGTGTTGCTAGAATGGGCTTCTTTAGTAGTGATAGATGTATTAATGAGTATGCGGAGACgatttggaatattgaacCATTGGCTGCGGGAAAGGGGGAAGAGTCATAA